DNA sequence from the Salvia splendens isolate huo1 chromosome 19, SspV2, whole genome shotgun sequence genome:
ttttaatggtccagatcatagtttagagtttgtaatatatttagagtttgtatttgactAAATTTCATTTGGTTAGTGTTACAAACTTTATGAAAATACGAGATTGTTTGTTAGATATGGAGAGACGTGTTACATCTTACTTATACAATTAGATTAATACTATCATGATATGTAAtctaaaaaattgtaaaatatgATGTAAATGAGCACTAACTAGTATAAATAGAAGTGTACACAAGCCATAAGCATCCACCACATCCAAAGCAAAAAAACAACCAAATACATCAACCTAAGCAAGTAAGAAAGCCATGGCTAAGCTCCTCCAAACCCTAACTCCACTCCTCTCCCTTCTCCTCCTCGCCACCGCCACCACGGCCCGGTCGCAGGCGACCTCCTTCATCTACGACTTCTACGGCCAAAAACCAACCGACCTACTCTACCAAGGCGACGCCCACTTCCCCTCCGACTCCACCTTCCTCCGCCTCACCAACACCGACAACTCCGGCAACCCCCTCTCCCACCGCGCCGGCCGCGCCGTCCACTCCAACCCCATCCACCTCTACCAAGCCGGGGCCCACGCCGATTTCGAAACCACCCTCAAATTCACCATCTCCCACACGGGCACCGCCTCCGTCCCCGGCGACGGCCTCACCTTCTTCATCCAGCCCGTCGGCACACCACTCGGTTTCACCGGCGCCAGCTTCGGCATCTTCAACCCGTCCGGGCTTAACCCGGCCGTGTTTGCAGTGGAGTTCGATATCTATCCCAACGCGGGGGTGGATCCGAGCTACCGCCACGTGGGGATCGATATCGGGTCGAATGTTTCGAAGAACACGACAGACGTGGGCGGCGCGCTGCTCGGGCAGGAGGTGACTGCCCGGATCAACTACGTTCAAGCGACGAAGCTGATTAGTGTGCAGGTGAGCGCGGGATCGGAGAGCTTTGAGGTGAGCTATGTGCAGGATTTGAGCACTTTCC
Encoded proteins:
- the LOC121778372 gene encoding lectin alpha chain-like is translated as MAKLLQTLTPLLSLLLLATATTARSQATSFIYDFYGQKPTDLLYQGDAHFPSDSTFLRLTNTDNSGNPLSHRAGRAVHSNPIHLYQAGAHADFETTLKFTISHTGTASVPGDGLTFFIQPVGTPLGFTGASFGIFNPSGLNPAVFAVEFDIYPNAGVDPSYRHVGIDIGSNVSKNTTDVGGALLGQEVTARINYVQATKLISVQVSAGSESFEVSYVQDLSTFLPQMVEVGLSGSTGGAIAVFDVVSWYFTSTLVNTGAGHIHQYV